A region of Paenibacillus sp. JNUCC-31 DNA encodes the following proteins:
- the chvE gene encoding multiple monosaccharide ABC transporter substrate-binding protein, producing the protein MKKGALLIWLLVMTSMLSACNLAESGTGSKEKGYVGISMPTKSSERWVGDGENMVRLFQEQGYKTDLQYAEDVVENQISQIENMITKGVDVMVIASVDGNTLTDVIKKAHDEGIQVISYDRLIRNTPYLTYYATFDNFKVGVLQASYIEQKLGLKEGKGPYNIELFGGSPDDNNAYFFFDGAMSILKPYIDSGKLVVRSKQTTMAQIATLRWDGALAQSRMDNLLSAYYSGDNLDAVLSPYDGISIGIISSLKGIGYGTANKPLPVITGQDAELASIKSIVAGEQTQTVFKDTRKLAEKTVEMANSILQGKSAEVNDNKSYNNGIKIVPAYLLDPISVDRTNVEKDIVGSQYYTKEEIGLN; encoded by the coding sequence ATGAAAAAAGGAGCACTGCTCATCTGGCTTCTGGTGATGACCTCAATGCTATCTGCCTGCAATCTGGCCGAGAGTGGAACGGGCAGTAAGGAAAAAGGGTATGTCGGCATTTCGATGCCTACCAAATCCTCCGAACGCTGGGTTGGGGATGGGGAGAACATGGTTCGCCTTTTTCAGGAGCAGGGGTACAAAACGGATCTGCAGTATGCGGAGGACGTGGTGGAGAATCAGATTTCTCAGATTGAGAACATGATCACCAAGGGTGTAGACGTGATGGTGATTGCTTCTGTGGATGGCAATACGCTGACAGATGTAATCAAGAAAGCGCATGACGAGGGCATACAGGTCATTTCATACGATCGGCTTATCCGAAATACGCCGTATTTAACCTATTATGCGACGTTTGATAACTTCAAGGTGGGTGTGCTGCAGGCGTCCTACATCGAGCAAAAGCTCGGGCTTAAGGAAGGGAAAGGCCCCTATAACATAGAGTTGTTTGGCGGCTCCCCCGATGACAACAACGCCTATTTCTTCTTTGACGGTGCAATGTCAATCCTCAAGCCATATATCGATTCCGGCAAGCTGGTTGTGCGAAGCAAGCAGACAACGATGGCCCAGATTGCAACGCTGCGCTGGGACGGCGCTCTGGCACAATCCCGTATGGATAATCTGCTCAGTGCCTATTACTCGGGAGACAACCTGGATGCGGTGTTATCCCCTTATGATGGGATCAGTATCGGGATCATTTCATCGTTGAAAGGGATCGGTTATGGCACAGCAAACAAGCCGTTGCCAGTGATTACAGGTCAGGATGCCGAACTGGCTTCGATTAAATCCATTGTGGCCGGAGAACAGACACAGACCGTATTCAAGGATACCCGCAAGCTGGCGGAGAAGACGGTAGAGATGGCCAATAGCATATTACAAGGGAAATCGGCGGAAGTGAACGACAATAAGTCTTATAACAACGGCATAAAGATCGTCCCGGCCTATTTGCTTGACCCGATTTCCGTGGATCGGACCAATGTAGAGAAGGATATTGTAGGCAGTCAATATTATACCAAGGAAGAAATCGGATTGAACTAG
- a CDS encoding cache domain-containing sensor histidine kinase encodes MIIMPNKHNRQGSSRSREAIRSRMKKSLQRLRLRNMPLRYQLMLLFLLFAIVPSVGLGLLVNWTVERIVERQVEGHTMQLIGKVNEALDSKMENLQNMTYLIAFDPDIIAFMKGKTASDNDTGTSTITSEREPNVTDQDQLYGIKQTLQGFTTLYPEIAGIVLANGSGDYISNEMYPRAKQSLTREDWYKRASANPGIFTVLGQPRERNITTHVRYKDNEIVSVARSITDEASGRVLGVIMIDLKLRSVSQAARNVTLGKSGYVMVTDAEGRSVYMPEHPLVEQIPADWFKSGDSGTFNAEADGKELLFLYQSSTFTGWRTVGVFPARESITEVRQIQFYVVSFVFVVCLFGLSTSLWFSRSIAQPIFRLMSYMRRAETGNLMSGRWSDRADEIGMLGRSFNRMLAQIRQLISLNELKERQKREAEMRSLQEHIKPHFLYNTLDTIHWMARKEGADDVSEMVGALSRLFRIGLSKGNDFLTLHAELEHITSYLKIQQTRYRDRLQYELMVSDDIRELFVLKLLLQPLVENAIYHGIKGRRGPGKIRVEAKIEQGKLLLLIQDDGAGMSRERLAEMEQLLAAPMESLESAALSGKAGKSYGMLNVQARLRLTFGEEYGIVLGSKEGNGTCVTIIHPLLQELPAVQLLDSKEREGSE; translated from the coding sequence ATGATTATTATGCCAAATAAACACAATCGGCAGGGGAGCAGCCGGAGCAGGGAAGCGATCCGCAGCAGGATGAAGAAGAGCCTGCAGCGCTTGCGCTTGCGTAATATGCCGCTCCGTTATCAGCTGATGCTGCTTTTTTTGTTATTTGCAATCGTGCCTTCTGTAGGACTGGGGTTATTGGTGAACTGGACCGTAGAACGGATTGTGGAGCGACAGGTTGAGGGACATACGATGCAGCTCATCGGCAAAGTAAATGAAGCGCTTGACAGCAAGATGGAGAACCTGCAAAACATGACGTACCTGATTGCATTTGATCCCGACATTATCGCTTTTATGAAAGGAAAAACGGCGTCGGATAACGATACTGGCACGAGCACTATTACATCGGAAAGGGAACCAAATGTGACGGATCAGGATCAGCTGTATGGAATCAAGCAAACTTTGCAGGGGTTCACGACGTTGTATCCTGAGATTGCCGGAATCGTTCTTGCTAATGGAAGCGGTGACTATATCAGCAATGAGATGTACCCCCGCGCGAAGCAAAGTCTGACCCGGGAGGACTGGTACAAAAGGGCTTCGGCGAATCCTGGCATTTTTACAGTGCTGGGTCAGCCAAGGGAGCGAAATATTACGACACATGTACGGTATAAGGATAATGAAATCGTATCGGTTGCGCGCTCCATAACAGATGAAGCGTCAGGTCGTGTACTGGGTGTCATTATGATTGACCTCAAGCTGCGATCTGTCTCTCAGGCAGCCAGAAATGTAACCCTGGGAAAATCGGGCTATGTGATGGTGACGGATGCAGAAGGACGGAGCGTCTATATGCCGGAGCATCCGCTGGTTGAACAGATTCCTGCAGACTGGTTCAAGTCTGGTGACAGCGGGACATTTAACGCCGAAGCGGATGGGAAGGAGCTGTTATTTCTGTATCAATCCTCCACGTTTACGGGATGGAGAACCGTAGGGGTGTTTCCCGCGCGGGAATCCATAACGGAGGTACGCCAAATTCAGTTTTATGTGGTCAGCTTTGTATTCGTGGTTTGTTTGTTCGGTCTGAGCACTTCCCTGTGGTTTTCGCGCTCCATTGCGCAGCCGATCTTCCGGCTGATGTCTTACATGCGCAGGGCCGAAACGGGAAATCTCATGTCGGGCCGCTGGAGCGACCGTGCTGATGAGATCGGTATGCTGGGCAGGAGTTTTAACCGCATGCTTGCACAGATCCGGCAACTCATATCCCTTAATGAATTAAAGGAGCGGCAGAAGCGGGAGGCAGAGATGCGCAGTTTGCAGGAGCATATCAAACCTCATTTTTTATACAATACGCTGGATACGATCCATTGGATGGCTCGCAAGGAAGGCGCGGATGATGTATCCGAGATGGTTGGCGCCCTGTCCCGACTTTTTCGCATCGGTCTCAGCAAAGGGAATGACTTCCTTACACTACACGCCGAGCTTGAACATATTACCAGTTATTTGAAAATCCAACAGACCCGGTACCGTGATCGTTTGCAGTATGAATTAATGGTTTCCGATGATATACGGGAGTTGTTCGTGCTCAAACTGCTGCTGCAGCCTCTTGTAGAAAACGCGATCTATCATGGGATCAAGGGCAGGCGAGGGCCTGGCAAGATTCGGGTGGAGGCCAAAATAGAACAGGGCAAACTGCTACTGTTGATTCAGGACGATGGAGCAGGCATGTCCAGGGAGCGGTTGGCAGAAATGGAACAACTTCTGGCAGCCCCTATGGAAAGTTTGGAATCGGCAGCGCTGTCCGGAAAAGCGGGGAAAAGCTACGGAATGTTGAATGTACAGGCCCGTCTTCGCCTGACGTTCGGCGAAGAATACGGTATTGTACTGGGCAGCAAGGAAGGAAATGGTACATGCGTGACGATCATTCACCCGTTACTGCAAGAACTTCCAGCGGTGCAGTTATTGGACAGTAAAGAGAGGGAGGGGAGCGAATGA
- a CDS encoding response regulator transcription factor translates to MTASAATETEALGRSYRVLIADDEPIIREGIRDSINWTALGMEVAGEAEDGEEALELAVDLCVDIVLVDMNMPFLNGIDLIRGLQDHCPNCRCLIVSGHDEFAYAQEAVRLGVEDYILKPVQSEQLYAALARLRQRMDEEHKRTAYVKQAADQIERNIPLLRQRFCLDWLEGQIEGKGLIEQLTFLRLPSEPPVQIGIVRWPAAEARQTLMRENDRQLFLFATENIVAELLGDLPYVLFRDPNGLIGICLWQAASEDLESSIEQTVISCLNIAVHAHMEMHTGTVEEAPNTYRECRELVCGEVRLSPLVRRARQLIQAEYANRNLTLDTLASRLQVSPVYLSRVLKKELDDSFVTLVTHARIRKAVQLLDSTVLPVYQIAEHVGYDTQHYFSTAFKKTMGISPAQYRKSGGTRIVTSSKRG, encoded by the coding sequence ATGACAGCATCGGCTGCAACAGAAACAGAGGCTTTGGGGAGATCTTACCGGGTTCTGATTGCTGATGATGAGCCCATTATTCGGGAAGGCATCCGGGATTCGATCAACTGGACTGCACTGGGCATGGAGGTTGCCGGAGAAGCCGAGGACGGGGAGGAAGCGCTGGAACTGGCTGTAGATCTGTGCGTGGATATCGTATTGGTCGATATGAACATGCCCTTTCTGAACGGGATTGACTTGATACGCGGCCTTCAGGATCATTGTCCCAATTGCCGCTGTCTGATCGTGTCTGGACATGATGAATTTGCTTATGCACAGGAGGCTGTTCGGCTAGGGGTGGAGGATTATATCTTGAAGCCTGTACAATCGGAGCAGCTGTATGCTGCACTTGCACGTCTGCGTCAGCGTATGGATGAAGAGCATAAGCGAACAGCATATGTAAAACAGGCTGCAGATCAGATTGAACGCAATATTCCACTGCTTCGTCAACGTTTTTGCCTGGATTGGCTGGAGGGACAAATCGAGGGAAAAGGGCTGATCGAGCAACTCACCTTTTTGCGTCTGCCATCGGAACCGCCTGTGCAGATTGGAATCGTACGCTGGCCCGCGGCAGAAGCACGCCAGACCCTTATGCGGGAGAATGATCGTCAATTATTCCTTTTTGCCACGGAAAATATCGTTGCCGAATTACTGGGGGACCTGCCGTATGTGCTGTTCCGGGACCCGAATGGACTGATTGGCATTTGTTTATGGCAGGCGGCATCGGAAGATCTGGAGTCTTCCATTGAGCAGACCGTCATTTCATGCCTGAACATCGCTGTCCACGCCCATATGGAGATGCATACCGGTACCGTGGAGGAAGCGCCGAATACGTATCGCGAGTGTCGTGAATTGGTATGTGGCGAGGTTCGGCTGTCACCGCTGGTGCGCCGGGCAAGACAGCTTATTCAAGCGGAATATGCGAATCGGAATCTGACACTGGACACGCTTGCTTCCCGTCTGCAAGTGTCTCCGGTATATTTGAGTCGGGTGCTCAAAAAAGAGTTGGATGATTCCTTCGTGACCCTTGTTACGCATGCTCGCATCCGGAAGGCAGTACAGCTGCTGGATTCTACGGTACTGCCTGTGTACCAAATTGCTGAGCATGTGGGTTACGATACACAGCATTATTTTAGTACCGCATTCAAAAAAACGATGGGCATTTCACCTGCACAGTACCGCAAAAGCGGCGGTACGAGGATTGTGACCTCATCCAAGAGAGGATAG